The segment GCGCTGCCCCCCGGCGGAGTGCCGCGCCGCGGCCCGCGGACTCCACATCCCCGGACAAACCACCCCGCCCGCCGACACCGGTATCCGGCTCCTGCGCGAACCGTGATTCACGCCGCTCCCGCAAAAGGGGACTGGCAACCGGCGCGGCAACGGCTCAGCACCATGTCCATACCCCCATTTTACGCACCGGGTGCCTGTACCCGCACCCCTCACCGGCCCGTCAACCCACCCCCATTAACCGCTCAAAATAGCCGGGCACCGGCGTCTCGAACACCACCCGCTTCCCGCTGTAGGGGTGGTTGAACGCCAAATACATCGCGTGAAGCGCCATCCTTTGCCCGCCCCGGCTCCGGCCCCCGTACTTTTTGTCCCCGACGATCGGGTGTCCCGCGTCCGCAAGATGCACCCGTATCTGGTGCTTTCTCCCGGTCAGCAGGGTGACCTCCAGCAGGCTGTGGTCCCGGCTCTCCTTCAGCACCCGGTACCCCGTGTGGGACAGTTTCCCGTTCTTCCTGTCGTTCGTCGCGTGGACCACATGCGCCGAGTTCTCGATCAGGTACGAGCTCAGCGTCCCCTCCTTCTCCGAAAATATCCCGTGCACCACGGCGGCATACCGCTTCTCCGCGCTCTCCCACTGGCTTTGCAGCACCAGTTTGGCCGCGTTGGACTTCGCGAAAACCAGCAGCCCCGAAACCTCCCGGTCCAGCCGGTGGACGATGAAGACCCGCTGCGGCGACTTGGCGTTCCCCTTGCGCACATAGTTCGTCAGCCGGTAATAGGCCGTTTGCTCGCGCTGCGTCTCCGTGCCCACCGTGAGCAGGCCGGGCGCCTTGTCCACCACCAGGATGTCCCGGTCCTCATGGAGTATCCGCAGGCCCCCGGGCTGGTGCCGGGTCCTCGGCGCGGTGCGCTCCGGCGGCGCCTCCTCCCGGACCACGGGCGCGGGCCTGGGCGGGCGGGTTTCGGCCTGGGCCTCCTGTTCCCGCCCCCGCGCCGGCCTCTTGGGAAGCCGGCGGGTCACTCGGGCCACTCGGCGGTGTAAACCTCGGTCGCCGGTCCTTCCTGGTAGACGCAGCCGTCGTCGGCCCACTCGATGGTGAGCGCGCCGTAGACCAGGTGGACCCGCACCCGGCGGTTGACCCGCCCCGTGATCATCGCGGCAAGGGCGGACCCGCAGGACCCGCTGCCGCTGGCCATGGTGACGCCGCTGCCCCGCTCCCAGATGCGCATCACCATGTTGTCCCGGTCCTGCACCGTCACAAACTCCACATTCGTGCGGCGCGGAAACGCCGGATGGTTCTCAATTTTCGGACCAATGTCGTGCAGGTTAATCTGGGTGGCGTCGTCCACAAAGACCACAGCGTGGGGGTTGCCGATGTTCGCGCAGGTCACCGCGAAGACCCGCCCGTCGTCCAGGGTCAGGGGCTCCTCCCTCACCTCGCCCGGCGCGCCCAGCATGGGGATGTCGGCGCGTTCAAAACGGGGCCGCCCCATGTTCGACCGCACCGCCGTGACCGTGCCGTCCTCCACGCTGAGGACCACCCGGTTCGGCCCGGCCAGGGTCTCGATGGTGAACTCCGTCTTGTCCGTCATGCCCCGCTCGAAGACATACTTCGCGAAGCACCGGATGCCGTTCCCGCAGGTCTCCGCCTCGCTGCCGTCGGCGTTGAAAATGCGCATGCGGAACTCGTGGGACTCCCCCGGCATCACCAGGATGATCCCGTCCGATCCCGCGCCCAGGTGCCGGTGGCTCATCCGGCGCGAAAGCCCCGCCGGGTCCGCCACGGGAAAGCGGGCCGTGTCTATGAAATGGTAGTCGTTTCCCAGACCGTGCAGTTTGGTGAAGGTGATGGCCATGCCGGGGCTCCTTTATCGCCGCGCGGCGTCTATGGCCGCGTTCACAAACAGTTCCATGAGTTCGTCATACCCAATCCCGACCGCAGCCGCGGCCTGCGGGAAGAGCGAGGTCTCCGTCAGTCCCGGCACGGTGTTCACCTCCAGCCAGACCGGCCCGCGCCCCCCCGTGACGATGAAGTCGCTGCGGCTCCAAATCCGGCAGCCAAGCCTCCGGTGCGCCAGCACGGCCAGCGACTGCGCGCGCGCCGTCGTTTCCGGGTCCAGACGCGCCGGGGTGATCTCCTCCGTCGCGCCCGGCGTGTACTTCGCGGTGTAGTCGAAGAAGTCCGCCGTCACCGGGCAGATTTCCGTGAGCGGCAGCGCGCGCGGCGGCGCGCCGGGCGCCGTGTCCAGCACGGCGCAGGTGACCTCCACGCCCCGCAGGTACTCCTCCACCATGACCCGCCCCTCGACCGGCATCACCGCGTCCAAATCGCCGGACAGCCGCGCCGCGTCGCGGGTGATGGCCATGCCGCAACTGGAACCATGGCAGGGCGCCTTGATGACGCAGGGCAGGCCGATTTCATTCTCTATGCGGGACAGGACCCCCGCCGGGTCCGCGGCCCATTCGGACTGCGTCAGGGTCAGCTCGCGCGCCACGGGCACGCCCGCCGCCCCCGCAACCGCCTTCGCACGGACCTTGTCCATGCACAGACCGCTGGCCGCGCTGCCCGTGGTCGTGTACGGAAGGCCCATCAGGTCAAGCAGGCCCTGGACCCGTCCGTCCTCGCCGGGGCCGCCGTGGAGCGCGATGAACACACAGTCCGGACGCAGCGCCGCTAGCCGTGAAACCGCCCCGTCGAACCCGGCGGCAGCCACGGTGTCAAAAACCCAGGACCCGTCCTTGGTCAGGGTCACGGGCATGACCTCATGCCCGCGCCGCCGAAGCGCGGCGGTCACCCCCGCGCCCGAGCGCAGGGAAACCTCGTGTTCCAAACTCATGCCGCCCATTAAAACGGCCACTTTTCTGATGGCACTTCCCATGTGGTGTGAATCCTGTTTCGGGGCCCAAGGTTGCGCGGCGCCCGTGAAAGAAAACACGCCGGCTGCGTCGTGAACCGGCGGTGCACCTATTTTAACACAGCGCATGGGCGCGGTGTGGGACCGGCGCCCTCGCCGGTCACATTCCGCCTGATGAAATGTATTTCTGGTGCAAACGTCAATTAAGTTG is part of the Candidatus Hydrogenedentota bacterium genome and harbors:
- a CDS encoding RluA family pseudouridine synthase, with product MVREEAPPERTAPRTRHQPGGLRILHEDRDILVVDKAPGLLTVGTETQREQTAYYRLTNYVRKGNAKSPQRVFIVHRLDREVSGLLVFAKSNAAKLVLQSQWESAEKRYAAVVHGIFSEKEGTLSSYLIENSAHVVHATNDRKNGKLSHTGYRVLKESRDHSLLEVTLLTGRKHQIRVHLADAGHPIVGDKKYGGRSRGGQRMALHAMYLAFNHPYSGKRVVFETPVPGYFERLMGVG
- a CDS encoding diaminopimelate epimerase, translating into MTFTKLHGLGNDYHFIDTARFPVADPAGLSRRMSHRHLGAGSDGIILVMPGESHEFRMRIFNADGSEAETCGNGIRCFAKYVFERGMTDKTEFTIETLAGPNRVVLSVEDGTVTAVRSNMGRPRFERADIPMLGAPGEVREEPLTLDDGRVFAVTCANIGNPHAVVFVDDATQINLHDIGPKIENHPAFPRRTNVEFVTVQDRDNMVMRIWERGSGVTMASGSGSCGSALAAMITGRVNRRVRVHLVYGALTIEWADDGCVYQEGPATEVYTAEWPE
- a CDS encoding D-alanine--D-alanine ligase, encoding MGSAIRKVAVLMGGMSLEHEVSLRSGAGVTAALRRRGHEVMPVTLTKDGSWVFDTVAAAGFDGAVSRLAALRPDCVFIALHGGPGEDGRVQGLLDLMGLPYTTTGSAASGLCMDKVRAKAVAGAAGVPVARELTLTQSEWAADPAGVLSRIENEIGLPCVIKAPCHGSSCGMAITRDAARLSGDLDAVMPVEGRVMVEEYLRGVEVTCAVLDTAPGAPPRALPLTEICPVTADFFDYTAKYTPGATEEITPARLDPETTARAQSLAVLAHRRLGCRIWSRSDFIVTGGRGPVWLEVNTVPGLTETSLFPQAAAAVGIGYDELMELFVNAAIDAARR